From a single Elgaria multicarinata webbii isolate HBS135686 ecotype San Diego chromosome 18, rElgMul1.1.pri, whole genome shotgun sequence genomic region:
- the BRI3BP gene encoding BRI3-binding protein, translating into MAGGRGVLLVSLGLLLLAGPGAWSARSRSADKQNSLRRAASGVYQGVSGLFGEENVRALQKFFSRLTERFVYGVDVLVDTFWRIWTDLLDVLGIDGSNLTHYFSPGALANSPARALLLIGAVLLAYWFVSLLLGFFFYVLHVLCGRFFWIVRVALFALSCVYILQKYEGEPEHAVLPLCFVVAVYFMTGPVGFYWRRNSHSTLEEKIDHLDSQIRLLNIRLSRVIENMDRGSDQ; encoded by the exons ATGGCGGGAGGGCGCGGGGTGCTGCTGGTCTCCTTGGGCCTCCTCCTGCTGGCGGGCCCCGGGGCCTGGTCGGCGCGGAGCCGCAGCGCCGACAAGCAGAACAGCCTCCGGCGGGCGGCCAGCGGCGTCTACCAGGGCGTGAGCGGCCTCTTCGGCGAGGAGAACGTGCGCGCCCTGCAGAAG TTTTTCTCCAGGCTGACCGAGCGATTCGTATATGGTGTGGATGTTCTAGTGGATACGTTCTGGAGAATATGGACGGATCTTCTGGATGTCCTTGGGATTGATG GTTCCAACTTGACCCACTATTTCAGCCCCGGAGCCCTTGCCAACAGCCCGGCTCGCGCGCTGTTGCTGATCGGCGCCGTCTTGCTCGCTTATTGGTTTGTGTCTCTCCTCCTCGGGTTCTTCTTCTATGTCTTGCATGTGCTTTGTGGCCGGTTCTTCTGGATCGTGAGGGTTGCCCTCTTTGCGCTTTCCTGCGTGTACATCCTCCAGAAGTACGAAGGGGAGCCCGAACATGCCGTCCTTCCCCTGTGCTTTGTCGTGGCTGTCTATTTCATGACTGGGCCGGTTGGCTTCTACTGGAGGAGGAATAGCCACAGCACCCTTGAAGAGAAGATCGACCACCTTGACAGCCAGATCAGACTCCTGAATATACGGCTTTCTAGGGTGATCGAAAACATGGACAGAGGCAGTGACCAATGA